In the genome of Prosthecobacter dejongeii, the window GCGGGGGGAGATGTAGCTGGCACCCGTGGCTCCTGCTGGGACAGGCAGTGCGCCGCCTACCACAGGCTCCACTTTGGGCTGATAACCCGTGATGTTATCTTCTTCATTGAATTGGAAATGCAGCGAATCTGCACTGGGCATGCTCGTGGGCGTAGATAATGAAACCACCGGAGGTGATTCTGTAAAACCCATGGATTGTGCATCCTCTTCAGACACATCGAACGAAGCGAGGTTTGAGCCCACTGCATAGCTCTTTTGAACTTGGGCGGTGATGATCGAAACGTGACCAGCGCATGGACTGCTGACGGCCATGGTAGCCTTATTGGTTTCCACCTCAAAGATGTCAGTGCCTGCTTCGATCTGCTGGCCGGGTTCGATTAAAATGCGAACAATGGTGGCCTCGGCGATGGATTCGCCCAACTGGGGCATCAGGATGGGAATAGTCGGCATGAGGAATGGGAAGCAGAATGACAAGATGGAAGCTGGATGCAACACGTCAAGGCGGTGTCCAAGCATGAATGAGGATCTTTTCCGGACATCATTGAAAAGCAATCTATGCCGATCCCATGCTGGGGTAAATTTCGATTCATTCGATAGATCCATAGGGATCAATGATCCCGAAAAAAGAAAACCGCCGCTAGATCTCTCCAGCGGCGGTATCAATCAAAGGATACGAAAGGAATTACTTCCCAGGAATGCCATAGACGGCGACTTCGCAGTAGTGGTTCATCTCGTTGGAGGTGTTTCCATTGCTGTAAAGGCGGACGTACTGGGCTTTGGTGTTTTTGCCATCAATAACGCGACCGTGGTTGGTTTCGATGTAAGCTGGGTCTGCACCGGCGCCCATCTTCAGGGTGTCATCGTGATCAGAATTGAAAAGGGTGGTAACACCGGTCTTGAATTCTTTGTCGTCGGAAACCTGGATGACCACGTCCACATAAGCCTGAGCCTGCTTGTGGTAGTGCCAGGTGGCGATCTTGTTGATCGAGGTTGGGGCACCGAGATCGATCTGCACCCACTGGGGACCTGGGGCGAGTTCGACAAAGCAGCCATCGGAACCGTCAGCATCACCGTCGGTGACGAGGGAAAGTTCACCGATGATTGGAGCTGGATCACTGGAGGTGACTTCTTTGTCCTTGGCGAGGTTCACAGTGCCTTTAGGAGCCTGGAACGATTTGATGATTTTGGATGGATCCGGCTGCTCAAGGTTCGGCAGTTTAGCCGGAACTGGAGTGCCAATGAACATCGGCTTTGGGAATTCGATTTTGATCTCTTCCATTTCCTGAGCGGAGACGGAAGTGCTGAGAGCTGCGATGGCAGCGAGTGCAAGGGTCGTGTGTTTCATGTGGGGGAAGGGTTGGGGGAAAGGGCCTCAGTTAAGGCCGATCTACGTTAGACGCCGGAAACGGCAGAATATTGAAAAGAGGGAACAGAAAAGTGCAAATGGAAGCAAGCTGTGTGGGCCTGGGTCTTTTTTGCACGGAATTCTGTTCCCGATTCAATCAAACAAACGGATTAGACTTCGAAGTCCGCTGGAGTGAACGTGTACTTCTGGCCTGTCTGCAAGCAGTCATAGGCTTTCAGCACGGTCACACAGGACTTAAAGGCATCCATGACGTTACAAGTGAGATGCTCAGGCTTCTTCATCTGTACCGCTTCAATGAAGTTCGCAACGTGGGGGGTGTGCGGGTAAACACTGAGCGTGACTGGAATTTCCCATGGATCAAGCGCTTTGGACTCTCGGGCATCGGCCACGGCTTTAGCCACGCCTGAGACGGCGTAAGACTTTGGTGCGGGTTTGGTCCAGGAGCGGTTATGCTCCCAGAACTTGTTTTTGATGTTATCCGGAGCTTTAACCAGAATCGGATTGTCTCCCGTCGTCCACTTTGTCCAGTCTTGGCCAGGCTCGGCATAGACTTGGTTTGAAGTAGGGCTTTCGGAGATAATGGCGGACCCGTTCACACCCATGTGCTTCTCATAGTAACCTTGGCTGCCTGTGGTGGTGAGCACCTGATAGTAGGCGCGCATCGTGCCAGTAGGCAGCTTGTACTCATAAAGGCACATGACGTTATCCGGCAGTTCGAATTTTGCCTTGGGGGCACCATCGGCCCCTGGAGTACCATCATAATAATCCACGCCGCCTGCTGCATAGAGAGAGACTGGGGTGGTCTCATACATCCAGTTGAACATGTCGATCTGGTGGGCACCCAAGTCGGAGATGGGGCCGCCACCATATTTGGCAAACCAGCGCCAGTTGAGGAACTCTTCCATGCTGCCGTAGCCGTAGCGGGCCAGGAGTTCTGGAGAGACCGGATTCTTTTTCGGGGCACCTAGAGGGGTGCTCGCAGAAACGCCACGATTCCACTGACCGTAACAGTGGGTCACACGACCGAGCAGGTCGTTCTTGATGATCTTTTCACGAAGGTGAACATATCGTGGATTCGAATGACGCTGGTGCCCAATCTGGAAGATGCCATTGAACTCACGGCCAGCTTTCACCATGTCGCGCGCGCCTTCGATGGTGTTGGACATCATCTTTTCGCAATACACGGATTTGCCCTTAGCCAGTGCCATGCGAGAAAACGGCGCGTGTAGGAAGTCTGGCGTGGCAATGAAGACGGCTTCGATATCAGCCTGCTTGTCGAGCATCTCTTCGATGGTCTCAAACTGGGCCACAGGACCGTCCACTTGGTGCTTGTTTTGAAGCTCCATGTAGCGAGCCATTACGCGGCGTTTGTCTTCGCGGATATCAGAAACGGCGACCCACTGGATGCCCGTAGGAATCTGGGAGGCGGCTGCGCGGAGGCGGTCACCCTGGGCACCACAGCCTACAAGGGCACATTTGATTTTGCGTCCGGCTTCAGTGCCTTGGGCAATGGCACCTTTGCTGGTAGCCAGGTACAATCCTGCGCCACTCACAGCGCTGGTGCGCAAGAAGGAACGTCGGTCAAGAAATTTGGAGAGCCCACTGGGCTTTGGGGTAGAAGGGGAAGGGGTCGTGCTCATAGCTTCACGTATTTACGTTGCGCCTTGGCGATCAGCCTTCGGTGCTGGCGGACTTTTTAGCGCGGCCACGGCCAAAGAGGCCATCGAGGGAGAGATAACCGCTCTTATTGGTATAGAGGGCGAAGGCCGTCAGCAGGATGCCGACACCAATGTTGGCAGTCAGTTCCAGGTCGTCTGGCAGTGCGGCCAAGCCAAAGCCCAGGGACAAAAAGGCAAGACCGGCAGCAAGAAGAGCAAATTCGCTCAAAAGGCCGATGCCCACCCATAAACCAACTGCAAGAAGAACGTAGCCGATGCTGTGAGCATACGCATCAATGGCAGAGGGGGGGAGAAAAGATGGCAGCATGCTGTTGTCTGTCATCAGCTTGGCGATCTGGTCCGTCTTCGTCTGGTAATTGCCAGCGTTGAAGGTCGCCGCAGCGCCATCACCAGAGCGGAACTTATCTACTCCGGCCATGAACAGGCGAAGTGCCACCCAGAGACGTGTGATCAGGTTGGCGAAAGCGAGGTCGAGGCGGCGGCAGCAGGAGGAGTTTTGATCGGACATGTTTTGGTTGTACTGAGTTGGCGTATGGAGATGGAGGGGCGATTCTGAACGAGTCACCTGGGAAATCCAGCAAAATTTAGATGCTAAAGACCAGAGAGTCGAAGTAAGCGCGCCTCTTGTCATTCTACGCCTGTCATTTCCAGTCCTATCGTCACTTTCTCTGGCTGATTTCATGCTTTCTGATTCCGCAGGCTTGCCATTCCGGAGTTCACCCCCTAAAAAAATAAATTCTTCTGAAAATGAGCGCTGAT includes:
- a CDS encoding discoidin domain-containing protein; translated protein: MKHTTLALAAIAALSTSVSAQEMEEIKIEFPKPMFIGTPVPAKLPNLEQPDPSKIIKSFQAPKGTVNLAKDKEVTSSDPAPIIGELSLVTDGDADGSDGCFVELAPGPQWVQIDLGAPTSINKIATWHYHKQAQAYVDVVIQVSDDKEFKTGVTTLFNSDHDDTLKMGAGADPAYIETNHGRVIDGKNTKAQYVRLYSNGNTSNEMNHYCEVAVYGIPGK
- a CDS encoding Gfo/Idh/MocA family protein, with amino-acid sequence MSTTPSPSTPKPSGLSKFLDRRSFLRTSAVSGAGLYLATSKGAIAQGTEAGRKIKCALVGCGAQGDRLRAAASQIPTGIQWVAVSDIREDKRRVMARYMELQNKHQVDGPVAQFETIEEMLDKQADIEAVFIATPDFLHAPFSRMALAKGKSVYCEKMMSNTIEGARDMVKAGREFNGIFQIGHQRHSNPRYVHLREKIIKNDLLGRVTHCYGQWNRGVSASTPLGAPKKNPVSPELLARYGYGSMEEFLNWRWFAKYGGGPISDLGAHQIDMFNWMYETTPVSLYAAGGVDYYDGTPGADGAPKAKFELPDNVMCLYEYKLPTGTMRAYYQVLTTTGSQGYYEKHMGVNGSAIISESPTSNQVYAEPGQDWTKWTTGDNPILVKAPDNIKNKFWEHNRSWTKPAPKSYAVSGVAKAVADARESKALDPWEIPVTLSVYPHTPHVANFIEAVQMKKPEHLTCNVMDAFKSCVTVLKAYDCLQTGQKYTFTPADFEV